Proteins encoded in a region of the Pocillopora verrucosa isolate sample1 chromosome 11, ASM3666991v2, whole genome shotgun sequence genome:
- the LOC131794573 gene encoding nuclear respiratory factor 1-like translates to MSHSMSQSMSQMSDDEPSSPESTTFDGSDLLNSTVGDEVTAQLAAAGPVGVAAAAAIATGKKRKRPHSFETNPSIRKRQQTRLLRKLRATIDEYTTRVGQQAVVLCVCPGKPNPLFKVFGAVPLENVVRNLKQLVLQDLEHALAEHAPPPPPENPDIYTLPPLVIDGIPTPVDKMTQAQLRAFIPMMLRYSTGRGKPGWGKDSTRPAWWPSDLPWQNVRSDCRSEDEKARISWTNALRQIVKNCYKFHGREDLLPAFSEGDATQHQYVQQQHQMVHTISNADGTVSLIQVDASGAVSTLSDATTSQTEATQAVATLAEVAAATQVEVTLPHPGQGDGVGIDQSDLSHTEAIAQAAVATLAEATLADGGQIVLPEHAAAAAAALANVQDNLNTSNMVTIPVQAAASLMQIQTHHLPASTHSQYISASVPQVAMAPHSIIQTVTTSTMGHEVHTQIVDTCEGVPVATQAVEVVTLENSQDPMN, encoded by the coding sequence ATGTCTCATTCCATGTCTCAGTCGATGAGTCAAATGTCGGATGATGAGCCATCTTCGCCGGAGTCGACAACTTTCGACGGCTCGGACCTGCTGAATTCCACGGTCGGCGATGAAGTCACAGCACAGCTTGCGGCAGCAGGGCCAGTTGGAGTGGCTGCCGCAGCGGCTATTGCGACTGGAAAGAAGCGGAAAAGGCCACATTCGTTTGAAACGAACCCTTCGATCCGAAAACGCCAACAAACTCGTCTACTGCGGAAATTGAGAGCGACGATTGACGAGTACACAACTCGAGTAGGACAGCAAGCTGTTGTGTTGTGCGTGTGCCCTGGAAAGCCAAATCCGCTTTTTAAGGTGTTTGGTGCCGTTCCTTTAGAAAATGTGGTTCGAAACCTTAAACAGCTTGTTCTTCAAGATCTAGAGCATGCTTTAGCAGAGCATGCCCCTCCACCTCCCCCAGAAAATCCAGATATCTACACACTACCCCCTCTTGTCATCGATGGCATTCCAACTCCTGTTGACAAAATGACCCAAGCCCAGCTCAGAGCATTTATTCCCATGATGTTGCGCTATTCCACTGGTCGCGGGAAGCCAGGCTGGGGGAAGGATTCAACACGCCCAGCTTGGTGGCCATCAGATTTGCCATGGCAGAATGTTCGCAGTGATTGTCGCAGTGAAGATGAAAAAGCTAGAATCTCCTGGACAAATGCTCTGCGACAGATTGTGAAGAACTGCTACAAGTTCCATGGAAGGGAAGATCTGTTACCAGCTTTCTCCGAGGGAGATGCCACACAGCACCAGTATGTACAGCAACAGCATCAGATGGTACATACCATTTCAAATGCTGATGGAACAGTGTCGCTGATACAAGTAGATGCATCAGGTGCTGTCAGCACTCTATCAGATGCAACCACTTCGCAAACAGAAGCAACCCAGGCTGTGGCAACATTGGCTGAAGTTGCTGCAGCAACTCAAGTAGAAGTAACTCTTCCTCATCCAGGTCAGGGTGACGGAGTGGGAATTGACCAAAGTGATTTGTCACACACAGAGGCTATTGCACAAGCAGCTGTTGCCACTCTAGCAGAAGCCACCCTTGCTGATGGAGGGCAGATTGTTTTGCCAGAACATGCTGCTGCTGCAGCTGCAGCATTGGCAAATGTTCAGGATAACTTGAATACTTCTAACATGGTCACCATTCCAGTTCAGGCAGCAGCATCTCTCATGCAGATTCAAACTCATCATTTACCTGCTAGTACTCATTCTCAGTACATCTCTGCATCAGTTCCCCAAGTAGCAATGGCACCTCATTCAATAATTCAGACAGTGACGACCTCCACAATGGGACATGAAGTCCACACCCAGATAGTTGACACATGTGAAGGTGTCCCTGTTGCCACTCAAGCAGTCGAAGTAGTAACTCTAGAAAATTCACAAGATCCAATGAACTGA